The following proteins are co-located in the Candidatus Cloacimonadota bacterium genome:
- a CDS encoding adenylosuccinate synthase: MPVTVVLGALWGDEAKAKIVDALAKNMDAIVRFQGGCNAGHTVVHGNTTYKFHIIPVGILDPQMICIIGNGVVINLERLLQEIDETKSQGISLADRFFISSQAHVTLPLHTYLDEVGEKKGGKQAIGTTKSGIGPTYSDKAARLGLRMGDLLDKEYLTFRLTNLVNHKKEQLESWLQNMSLEVSVDILFDIGMQLKPYICNTPYLINNMLKDSRKLLFEGAQGTLLDIDFGTYPYVTSSNTMIGGALTGAGINSKAIDKVIGVMKAYTTRVGNGPFPTELKNEIGEYIREKGHEYGTTTGRPRRCGWFDAVAAGFSAMINGFDEIALTLLDVYSGLDELKICTGYSINGTVVKEYPVETKFLEKVEPSYISMPGWDDDITSIKSFDDLPENARNFVYKIEEILDIPVTIVSVGPKRAQTIFR; this comes from the coding sequence AAATATGGATGCAATCGTCCGCTTTCAAGGTGGATGCAATGCCGGGCATACGGTTGTGCATGGAAATACAACGTACAAATTCCATATTATACCAGTTGGTATCCTTGATCCTCAGATGATTTGTATCATTGGTAATGGAGTAGTGATCAATCTAGAACGTCTCCTCCAGGAAATCGATGAAACCAAATCGCAAGGTATCAGTCTGGCAGATAGGTTCTTTATCAGTTCACAGGCACATGTTACCCTTCCCTTACACACTTATCTTGACGAAGTTGGAGAGAAAAAAGGGGGTAAGCAGGCAATCGGAACAACAAAATCAGGCATTGGACCGACCTATTCTGACAAAGCCGCTCGTCTTGGTCTTCGAATGGGAGATTTACTCGATAAAGAATATCTTACCTTTAGATTAACCAATTTAGTTAATCATAAAAAGGAACAACTTGAGTCATGGCTTCAAAATATGAGTCTTGAGGTTTCAGTGGATATATTATTTGATATCGGTATGCAGCTCAAGCCATATATATGTAATACACCGTATCTTATTAATAACATGCTGAAAGATAGTAGAAAATTGCTTTTTGAAGGTGCTCAGGGAACTTTACTCGACATAGATTTCGGAACCTATCCCTATGTTACATCGTCCAATACAATGATTGGTGGTGCGTTGACCGGTGCAGGGATTAATTCTAAAGCAATTGATAAAGTGATTGGAGTCATGAAAGCTTACACAACACGTGTAGGTAACGGTCCTTTCCCAACTGAGTTAAAAAATGAGATAGGGGAGTATATCCGTGAAAAAGGGCACGAGTACGGCACAACGACCGGGCGCCCCCGCAGATGCGGCTGGTTTGACGCAGTTGCTGCTGGTTTTTCAGCAATGATCAATGGATTCGATGAAATCGCATTGACACTCTTAGATGTCTATTCAGGTCTTGATGAACTTAAGATTTGTACTGGTTATTCTATCAATGGAACTGTGGTTAAGGAATATCCTGTAGAAACAAAATTTCTCGAAAAAGTAGAACCATCATATATCTCGATGCCAGGCTGGGATGATGATATAACTTCAATTAAATCATTCGATGACCTGCCCGAAAATGCTCGCAATTTTGTTTATAAAATTGAAGAAATTCTTGATATTCCAGTTACGATCGTTTCTGTCGGCCCTAAAAGAGCACAAACGATTTTTCGATAA